In the Methanobrevibacter oralis genome, one interval contains:
- a CDS encoding glycosyltransferase family 2 protein, with translation MDNIKVSVIVPVYNCSEYISTTLNSIINQDFDGYEMIVIDDGSNDNSLDIIYDTLKQTDIPHKIIHQRNMGVSVARNHGMEVARGEYFVFVDGDDYILTTHLSELYKNINEFSLVQFVKKEGNTISNPHFLHEKLMATDEFIKKELMMEITVNLWQIMYKADIIKDNNLKFTSGVMYGEDTEFALKTLSFGDKIAISNEITYYYIQHESSTINTSSFKRFEFIQILENLAEFFKKQDKNDLARLIITSRIPKAIFGNMNYFFYNDYDFNEVISKMDELDLFKKLSEYDGNKKFKLKIKLFLFNPKLYYKMWKKFKNSI, from the coding sequence ATGGATAATATTAAAGTCAGTGTTATAGTTCCAGTTTACAATTGTTCAGAATATATATCAACGACTCTAAATTCAATAATCAATCAAGATTTTGATGGTTATGAGATGATTGTTATTGATGATGGGTCAAATGATAATAGTTTAGATATTATATATGATACATTAAAACAAACAGATATTCCTCACAAAATTATTCACCAACGAAATATGGGCGTAAGTGTAGCGAGAAATCATGGAATGGAAGTTGCAAGAGGTGAATACTTTGTTTTTGTAGATGGGGATGATTATATTTTAACAACTCACCTATCAGAGCTTTATAAAAATATAAATGAATTTAGCTTGGTACAATTTGTCAAAAAAGAAGGAAATACCATATCAAATCCACATTTTTTACACGAAAAACTAATGGCAACTGATGAATTTATTAAAAAAGAACTCATGATGGAAATAACAGTTAACTTATGGCAAATAATGTATAAAGCGGATATTATTAAAGATAATAATTTAAAATTCACATCTGGTGTTATGTATGGTGAAGATACAGAATTTGCTCTTAAAACATTAAGTTTTGGTGATAAAATAGCTATTAGCAATGAAATCACTTATTATTATATCCAGCACGAATCATCTACAATAAATACTTCAAGCTTTAAACGTTTTGAATTTATTCAAATTTTAGAAAATTTAGCTGAGTTCTTTAAAAAACAAGATAAAAATGATTTAGCTAGATTAATTATTACTTCAAGAATTCCAAAAGCCATTTTTGGCAATATGAATTATTTTTTTTACAATGATTATGATTTTAATGAAGTAATCTCCAAAATGGATGAATTAGATTTATTTAAAAAATTATCTGAATATGATGGAAATAAAAAATTTAAACTTAAAATAAAATTATTTTTATTTAACCCAAAATTATATTATAAAATGTGGAAGAAATTTAAAAACTCAATTTGA
- a CDS encoding glycosyltransferase family 2 protein — protein sequence MKVSVVTPNYNGVKFLKNYFDSLNEDQEYIGEVIIVDNGSVDNSVDYIKNNSFNFPIKLIENKENLGFAPAVNQAITEARYEYIFSLNNDTEVKKGCIGELIKVISSNKDIFSVQAKMLQYKNKNLIDDAGDEYTLFAWSKKIGENQDASDFNEVSQIFSSCAGAAMYKKSILDKIGYFDSNFFAYTEDIDLSLRAHINGYKNFLCPEAIVYHVGSATSGSRYNEFKVRLSARNNIWVVYKNFPIPQKIINIIFLFLGFFIKYLFFLKKGFGSAYLEGIKEGLKTRNKIDKVKFNSKNTKNYFKLEYRLIINTLKFLKK from the coding sequence ATGAAAGTTTCAGTTGTTACTCCAAATTATAATGGCGTAAAATTCCTTAAAAATTATTTTGACTCACTTAATGAAGATCAAGAATACATAGGTGAAGTTATAATTGTAGATAATGGATCTGTTGATAATAGTGTGGATTATATTAAAAATAACTCTTTTAATTTTCCAATTAAATTAATAGAAAATAAAGAAAATCTAGGCTTTGCACCAGCAGTTAATCAAGCAATAACTGAAGCTAGATATGAATACATTTTTTCATTAAATAATGATACAGAAGTTAAAAAGGGATGTATTGGAGAGTTAATAAAAGTTATATCATCTAATAAAGATATTTTTTCTGTACAAGCTAAAATGCTACAATATAAAAATAAAAACTTAATTGATGATGCAGGGGATGAATATACCCTTTTTGCATGGAGTAAAAAAATAGGTGAAAATCAAGATGCTTCTGATTTTAATGAAGTTTCACAAATCTTTTCAAGTTGTGCTGGAGCTGCAATGTATAAAAAATCAATATTAGATAAAATTGGATATTTTGATAGTAATTTTTTTGCATATACAGAAGACATTGATTTAAGCTTAAGGGCTCATATTAATGGATATAAAAATTTTTTATGTCCCGAAGCTATTGTTTATCATGTTGGAAGCGCAACTAGTGGAAGTAGATATAATGAGTTTAAAGTAAGACTATCTGCTAGAAACAATATTTGGGTTGTTTATAAAAACTTTCCAATTCCTCAAAAAATTATAAATATTATATTTTTATTTTTAGGATTTTTTATTAAGTATTTATTCTTCTTAAAAAAAGGATTTGGCTCGGCTTATTTAGAAGGTATCAAAGAAGGTTTAAAAACTAGAAATAAAATAGATAAAGTAAAATTTAATTCCAAAAATACAAAAAATTATTTTAAACTTGAGTACAGATTAATTATTAACACTTTAAAGTTTTTAAAAAAATAA
- a CDS encoding glycosyltransferase family 2 protein, with protein sequence MDLSIVIVNYQTFELTKNTINSVFQYSYPFSYEILVVDNNSGDDSLAKLQEYFKDEVKFIASSENKGFAAGNNQALRICESNYVLLLNSDTIVWENTLSNIYNYMEEHVDVGAIGCRVLLENGELDKACKRSFPNVKNSFFRLFHIPTKSKNDSYNLDNLPDDGIYEIDCLTGAFIFMRFGDLGKTAFLDENFFMYGEDIDLCYRIKQDEWKIIYYGKSCITHLKGASSKKQKSKLIYEFYRAMYIYYKKHHANETFFLVNIFVYLGIIILCILKLLTNLFKKKN encoded by the coding sequence ATGGATCTTTCAATTGTAATAGTAAATTATCAAACATTTGAGTTAACAAAAAACACAATCAACTCAGTTTTTCAATATAGCTATCCTTTTAGCTATGAAATTCTTGTAGTTGATAATAATTCTGGTGATGATAGTTTAGCTAAACTACAAGAATATTTTAAAGATGAAGTTAAATTTATAGCTTCAAGTGAAAATAAGGGATTTGCAGCGGGTAATAATCAAGCTTTAAGGATTTGTGAATCTAACTATGTATTGCTTTTAAACTCAGACACTATTGTTTGGGAAAATACTTTAAGTAATATTTATAATTATATGGAAGAACATGTAGATGTAGGAGCAATTGGATGCAGGGTTCTTTTAGAAAATGGTGAGCTTGATAAAGCTTGTAAAAGAAGTTTTCCAAATGTAAAAAATTCTTTTTTTAGATTATTTCACATTCCAACAAAAAGTAAAAATGATAGCTATAATTTAGATAATCTGCCTGATGATGGAATTTATGAAATCGATTGCCTAACTGGAGCATTTATCTTCATGCGATTTGGTGATTTAGGCAAAACCGCCTTTTTAGATGAAAATTTTTTCATGTATGGTGAGGACATTGACTTATGTTATCGTATTAAACAAGATGAATGGAAAATAATTTATTATGGGAAATCTTGTATAACTCATCTTAAAGGAGCTAGTAGCAAAAAACAAAAATCTAAATTGATTTATGAATTCTACAGAGCAATGTATATTTATTATAAAAAACATCATGCTAATGAAACTTTCTTTTTAGTAAATATCTTTGTTTATTTAGGAATAATTATATTATGTATTTTAAAATTATTAACTAATTTATTCAAAAAGAAAAATTAA
- a CDS encoding undecaprenyl-phosphate glucose phosphotransferase produces the protein MIRENQRLLNIALVAMDALVIAISLVCSFWLRFETTLFGPIGGHLSYQSYLIFLLLAIEPVYLILYFGLGLYKPRRTYKTAFSEANQIIKVNTLAFFVLVTILFIIEQPDFSRILLFLLAVIGTFLGIIERFVVRSILKRIRINNKNLKHILIVGDNDLAFSFASRIRNNPYLGYAVSGFVGRSEHVGMEIEGSKVTASFSQLNRVLEKNRYDRVVLAIPLKYYYKINELVECCEKVGIKAEIIPDYIRYFPAKPSVDMVEDIPIINIRYVPLDDNFNKFLKFASDYIISIIAIIITSPVMIITALAIKLTSPGPIIFKQERIGYSGKPFMMYKFRSMKVQNPNEEKSEWTTRNDPRKTKVGDFIRKNSIDELPQFFNVLKGEMSVVGPRPERPYFVNQFKESIPKYMVKHQVKPGLTGWAQIHGYRGDTSIDMRIQYDIEYVENWHMGLDLGIMIKTILKKNPNAY, from the coding sequence ATGATAAGGGAAAATCAAAGATTATTGAATATAGCATTAGTTGCAATGGATGCATTGGTAATAGCTATTTCCTTAGTCTGTTCATTTTGGTTAAGATTTGAAACAACACTATTTGGTCCAATAGGAGGACATTTAAGTTATCAAAGTTATCTTATTTTCTTATTATTAGCTATTGAACCCGTTTATTTAATTTTGTATTTTGGATTAGGATTATATAAACCTCGTAGAACTTATAAAACAGCATTTTCTGAAGCTAATCAGATAATTAAAGTTAATACTTTGGCATTCTTTGTTTTAGTAACAATATTATTTATTATAGAACAGCCAGATTTTTCAAGAATACTGCTTTTCCTTTTAGCAGTTATTGGAACATTTTTGGGAATAATAGAAAGATTTGTTGTTAGAAGTATTTTAAAAAGGATCAGGATTAATAATAAAAATTTAAAACACATTCTAATTGTTGGAGATAATGATTTAGCTTTTAGTTTTGCAAGTAGAATCAGAAATAACCCCTATTTAGGATATGCGGTTAGTGGTTTTGTTGGAAGATCTGAGCATGTGGGGATGGAAATTGAAGGGAGTAAAGTTACTGCTTCGTTTTCACAACTTAATCGTGTTTTAGAAAAAAATAGGTATGATAGGGTGGTTTTAGCAATTCCTTTAAAATATTATTATAAAATTAATGAACTTGTAGAGTGTTGTGAAAAGGTAGGAATTAAAGCAGAAATTATTCCTGATTATATTAGATATTTTCCTGCCAAACCATCTGTAGACATGGTAGAAGATATTCCTATTATAAATATTCGTTATGTTCCTTTAGATGATAATTTTAATAAATTCTTAAAATTTGCATCGGATTATATAATTTCAATTATAGCTATTATAATCACTTCTCCAGTCATGATAATAACAGCATTAGCTATTAAATTAACTTCTCCAGGACCCATTATATTTAAACAAGAAAGAATAGGATATAGTGGAAAACCATTCATGATGTATAAGTTTCGTAGTATGAAGGTTCAAAATCCTAATGAAGAAAAATCAGAATGGACCACAAGAAATGATCCAAGAAAGACAAAAGTTGGTGATTTTATCAGAAAGAATAGTATTGATGAATTACCACAATTTTTCAATGTTTTAAAAGGAGAAATGAGTGTTGTTGGTCCAAGACCTGAAAGACCATATTTTGTAAATCAATTCAAAGAATCCATTCCTAAATACATGGTTAAACATCAAGTTAAACCTGGACTAACAGGTTGGGCTCAGATTCATGGTTATCGTGGGGATACTTCAATTGATATGCGTATACAATATGATATTGAGTATGTAGAAAACTGGCATATGGGATTGGATTTAGGAATAATGATTAAAACTATTTTAAAGAAAAATCCTAATGCATATTAA
- a CDS encoding OB-fold nucleic acid binding domain-containing protein: MDEKILKEYEKIKDQLSQEEFLAEMENLRENYEDVDFMNDTDIAHMVVNNYIDENEDFSQNDENLSQDTISTDKKERFRMSDEILEKYDKVKDEISQEEFLKRMEEINKKENNPFMTDDSLADMVVGEFINEKNDILSEKEEYSTNTISKLEIGKQDVNISGRVISISNPKKFTTRKGGKGQVCNVELADNTGNIRIVFWTQNIPLLKNFSEGDLIQIKNLDIKEGYSGNPEANMRPRSSIIHLKNADESQFPPYEENITDIADIIPDSKVNIIARIIRIPPVREYEKNGKTGQVTSLELQDKSGKISYTLWNKNVDLIEDLELHDGDTIKILAAQANERNGEISLTHWDGRIIKGDYDAPELVQEISKIGDLSEEKDVSILGVVSKLQDVKTFERKTDGSEGKLRNFDVLDDTGSIRVTVWGNDTELPINKGDVVKIIGGEVRFDDYTSSGYSMNTGFNTQITINPDNLSIEEKDLFDKLKEQLRPITIGQIAEMDDDGLEVDVVGRILSINDENQFQRDDGSVGIVRSAVFADETGKVQLSFWDAKAQKDYEIGAAYQIENARTRLGMYDVDLNIGGASRVIKLTDEEASARFIPELSTLEKMIYTHMKIGDIEDEDEDNIIVLGRIIEVYDIREFDRDTGDRGHVRNIELADDTGSIRVVLWDNDAKKDFKVGEAIKLQNPRITYNEDHLELTVSRNTSIINPTGEELKDLPSHEELIEEIYVEKTIESLTEDDRNVRITGILKDISSDRTILRKCPHCNNNLDQFEENIVCDYCGEEIEEPKYLLMIPARFSDDTGEISITFFDKLAEELIGMKKEEIIDIVEDGYGIEDKVEDLEGLTLEIIADVSFDEYNETNRLRPKKILSKTF; this comes from the coding sequence ATGGACGAAAAAATTTTAAAAGAATATGAAAAAATAAAAGATCAACTTTCACAAGAAGAATTCCTTGCTGAAATGGAGAACTTACGTGAGAATTATGAGGATGTTGATTTTATGAATGATACTGACATCGCTCATATGGTTGTTAATAATTATATTGATGAAAATGAAGATTTTTCTCAAAACGATGAGAATTTAAGTCAAGATACTATTTCAACAGATAAAAAAGAAAGATTTAGGATGAGTGATGAAATCTTAGAAAAATATGATAAAGTTAAAGATGAGATTTCTCAGGAAGAATTTTTAAAAAGAATGGAAGAGATAAATAAAAAAGAAAATAATCCATTTATGACTGATGATTCATTAGCAGATATGGTTGTTGGCGAATTTATTAATGAAAAAAATGATATTCTCTCAGAAAAAGAAGAATATTCAACGAACACAATTTCTAAATTAGAAATAGGTAAACAAGATGTAAACATCTCTGGAAGAGTAATTTCTATTTCCAATCCAAAAAAATTCACCACTCGTAAAGGCGGAAAAGGACAAGTTTGTAATGTTGAATTAGCAGATAATACTGGAAATATAAGAATTGTTTTTTGGACTCAAAATATTCCTCTTTTAAAAAATTTTTCTGAAGGAGATTTAATCCAAATTAAAAATCTTGATATTAAAGAAGGATATTCTGGTAATCCAGAAGCTAACATGAGACCAAGATCCAGTATAATACATTTAAAAAATGCTGATGAATCCCAGTTCCCTCCTTATGAAGAAAATATCACTGATATTGCAGATATCATACCAGATTCAAAAGTAAATATTATTGCTAGGATTATTAGAATTCCACCAGTTAGAGAATATGAAAAAAATGGTAAAACAGGCCAAGTTACTTCTCTTGAATTACAGGATAAAAGTGGAAAAATTTCTTATACATTATGGAATAAAAATGTTGATTTAATTGAAGATTTAGAATTGCATGATGGAGATACAATTAAAATACTTGCTGCTCAAGCTAATGAAAGAAACGGCGAAATTTCTTTAACTCATTGGGATGGTAGAATCATTAAAGGTGATTATGATGCTCCTGAATTGGTTCAAGAAATCTCTAAAATTGGAGATTTGAGTGAAGAAAAAGATGTGTCAATTTTAGGCGTTGTTTCTAAACTTCAGGATGTTAAAACATTTGAGAGAAAAACTGATGGTTCAGAAGGTAAATTAAGAAATTTTGATGTTTTAGATGATACTGGTAGTATTAGAGTAACTGTTTGGGGTAACGATACAGAGTTACCAATAAACAAGGGAGACGTTGTGAAAATCATCGGAGGAGAGGTTCGTTTTGATGATTACACTTCAAGTGGATATTCAATGAACACAGGTTTTAATACTCAAATAACTATTAATCCAGATAATTTATCTATTGAAGAAAAAGATTTATTTGACAAATTAAAAGAACAATTAAGGCCTATAACTATTGGTCAAATTGCCGAAATGGATGATGATGGGTTAGAAGTTGATGTTGTTGGAAGAATACTTTCTATAAATGATGAAAATCAATTCCAAAGAGATGATGGAAGTGTAGGTATTGTACGTTCTGCTGTTTTTGCTGATGAGACTGGTAAAGTTCAACTTTCATTTTGGGATGCCAAAGCTCAAAAAGACTATGAAATAGGAGCAGCATATCAAATTGAAAATGCAAGAACACGATTAGGAATGTATGATGTTGATTTAAATATTGGTGGCGCTTCTAGAGTTATTAAACTCACTGATGAAGAAGCTTCTGCAAGATTTATTCCAGAATTATCTACTCTTGAAAAAATGATTTATACTCATATGAAAATTGGTGATATTGAGGACGAGGATGAGGATAATATCATAGTTTTAGGTAGAATCATTGAAGTGTATGATATTCGTGAATTTGATAGGGACACTGGAGACAGAGGGCATGTTAGAAACATCGAATTAGCCGATGATACTGGATCAATAAGAGTTGTTTTATGGGATAATGATGCTAAAAAAGATTTTAAAGTCGGTGAAGCTATCAAATTGCAAAACCCTCGTATAACTTATAATGAAGATCATCTTGAACTTACTGTTTCAAGAAATACTTCAATAATTAATCCAACTGGTGAAGAATTGAAAGATTTGCCTTCTCATGAGGAATTAATAGAAGAAATCTATGTTGAAAAAACAATAGAATCATTAACTGAAGATGATAGGAATGTTCGTATAACAGGTATTCTTAAAGATATTTCTAGTGACAGAACAATACTTAGAAAATGTCCTCACTGTAATAATAATCTTGATCAATTTGAAGAAAATATTGTTTGTGATTACTGTGGTGAAGAAATTGAAGAACCTAAATATCTTTTAATGATTCCAGCTAGATTTTCAGATGATACTGGTGAAATATCCATTACTTTCTTTGATAAATTAGCTGAAGAACTTATTGGTATGAAAAAAGAGGAAATTATTGACATTGTAGAAGATGGATATGGTATTGAAGATAAAGTTGAAGATTTAGAAGGATTAACATTAGAAATTATTGCTGATGTCAGTTTCGATGAATATAATGAAACAAATAGGCTTAGACCTAAGAAAATTTTATCCAAAACTTTTTAA
- the radA gene encoding DNA repair and recombination protein RadA translates to MVELEDLPSVGEKTAEKLRDAGFADMMRLATATPKELSVKAEIGEGVAEKVIEAARKSENIDFETAFDVLERRKEVGHITVGSQEFNDLIGGGIETQSITEVFGEFGSGKSQISHELAVTVQLPEELGGLDAECVFLDTENTFRPERIEQIANAFELDIDEVLRKIHVARAFNSAHQILMADKVNELIQQGSNIKLVIVDSLMAHFRAEYVGRESLAVRQQKLNQHLHSLQQIANTYNVAIFITNQVQAKPDSFFGSPTKAIGGHVLGHASTYRIWLKKGLAGKRIARLVDSPHLPEGECVFKITNEGIVS, encoded by the coding sequence ATGGTGGAATTAGAAGATTTGCCAAGTGTTGGTGAAAAAACAGCAGAAAAATTAAGAGACGCAGGTTTTGCAGATATGATGAGATTAGCTACTGCTACTCCTAAAGAATTATCTGTTAAAGCAGAAATTGGGGAAGGAGTCGCTGAAAAAGTTATTGAAGCAGCCCGTAAATCTGAAAATATTGATTTTGAAACAGCATTTGATGTATTAGAAAGGAGAAAAGAAGTTGGTCATATTACTGTAGGTAGTCAAGAATTCAATGATTTAATTGGTGGTGGAATTGAAACTCAATCAATTACAGAAGTATTCGGAGAATTTGGATCGGGTAAAAGTCAAATTTCTCATGAATTAGCAGTTACAGTTCAATTACCTGAAGAATTAGGTGGTCTTGATGCAGAATGCGTATTCCTTGATACTGAAAATACTTTTCGTCCAGAAAGGATTGAACAAATAGCTAATGCTTTTGAATTAGATATTGATGAAGTTTTAAGAAAAATTCATGTTGCTCGTGCATTTAATTCTGCTCATCAAATTTTAATGGCAGATAAGGTTAATGAACTTATTCAACAAGGAAGTAATATTAAATTAGTCATTGTTGATTCATTAATGGCTCATTTCAGAGCAGAGTATGTTGGAAGGGAGTCTTTAGCTGTAAGGCAACAAAAATTAAATCAACATTTACATTCACTTCAACAAATAGCTAATACTTATAATGTAGCTATTTTTATTACAAACCAAGTTCAAGCTAAACCAGACTCATTCTTTGGAAGCCCTACTAAAGCTATTGGAGGTCACGTCTTAGGGCATGCGTCTACTTATAGAATTTGGCTTAAAAAAGGATTAGCAGGTAAAAGAATTGCACGTTTGGTAGATAGTCCTCATTTACCTGAAGGTGAATGTGTATTTAAAATTACTAATGAAGGTATTGTTAGTTAA